One genomic segment of Bradyrhizobium diazoefficiens includes these proteins:
- the lptF gene encoding LPS export ABC transporter permease LptF, translating to MGSIDRYIFRTTLASFALVLVSLTGVIWITQALRGIDLMTSQGQTILTFLGITSLVVPALVLIISPIALMIAISHTLNKLATDSEIIVMNAAGFSPFRLFYPFFYATCVVAVLVAFIAAYLAPDGMRRIKQWDAEITADVLTNILQPGRFAQLDKNLTIRIRERQPGGILAGIFIDDRRDPNERVSIVAEHGEVVKNENGSFLVLKDGNLQRFEVGKRDPALVAFGRYGFDMSKFGNQGRDVALGIRERYLWELFSPSEDDPVYKQIPGQFRSALHDSLLAPIYPFAFAVLTFAFLGAPRTTRQSRNFSIGSSIIAVFGLRMAGFACSVMAVKSPGPVLVQYAMVLGAIGVGLWMIIGGIVVEPPPGLMEAINRSNARIARLFGRPAAA from the coding sequence ATGGGGTCAATCGACAGGTATATCTTCCGCACGACGCTGGCGTCGTTTGCGCTGGTCCTGGTCAGCCTCACCGGCGTGATCTGGATTACGCAGGCGTTGCGCGGCATCGACCTGATGACAAGCCAGGGTCAGACCATCCTGACCTTCCTCGGCATCACCAGCCTCGTCGTGCCGGCGCTGGTCCTGATCATCTCGCCGATCGCGCTGATGATCGCGATCTCGCACACGCTGAACAAGCTCGCGACCGATTCCGAGATCATCGTGATGAATGCCGCCGGCTTCTCGCCGTTCAGGCTGTTCTATCCGTTCTTCTACGCCACTTGCGTGGTGGCGGTGCTGGTGGCATTCATCGCGGCCTATCTCGCCCCCGACGGCATGCGCCGGATCAAGCAATGGGACGCCGAGATCACCGCCGACGTGCTCACCAACATCCTCCAGCCGGGCCGCTTCGCCCAGCTCGACAAGAATCTCACGATCAGGATCCGCGAGCGCCAGCCCGGCGGCATCCTCGCCGGCATCTTCATCGACGACCGCCGCGACCCGAACGAGCGCGTCTCCATCGTCGCCGAGCATGGCGAGGTCGTGAAGAACGAGAACGGCTCGTTCCTGGTGCTCAAGGACGGCAACCTCCAGCGCTTCGAGGTCGGCAAGCGCGATCCTGCGCTGGTGGCGTTCGGCCGCTATGGCTTCGATATGTCGAAGTTCGGCAACCAGGGCCGCGACGTCGCCCTCGGCATCCGCGAGCGCTATCTTTGGGAGCTGTTCTCGCCGTCCGAGGACGACCCTGTCTACAAGCAGATTCCCGGGCAGTTCCGCTCGGCGCTGCATGACAGCCTGCTCGCACCGATCTATCCCTTCGCCTTTGCCGTGCTGACCTTCGCCTTCCTCGGCGCGCCCCGCACCACCCGCCAGAGCCGCAATTTCTCGATCGGCTCCTCGATCATCGCGGTGTTCGGCCTGCGCATGGCGGGCTTTGCCTGCTCCGTGATGGCGGTGAAATCGCCGGGCCCGGTGCTGGTCCAATACGCGATGGTTCTCGGTGCCATCGGTGTCGGGCTGTGGATGATCATCGGCGGCATCGTGGTCGAGCCGCCGCCCGGCCTCATGGAAGCAATCAACAGGTCGAACGCGCGCATCGCGCGGCTGTTCGGACGGCCGGCCGCCGCATGA
- a CDS encoding LPS-assembly protein LptD: protein MTAVRRGPVSRLTRRTSVRANGVGVSIRRLLLAVATVASLGALIDLAAVTPAVAQGFTYNPLPPRPKPPKVANDNQMLVQATEVDYDYNNSRVSAVGNVQLFYNGTSVEADRVVYDQKTKRLHAEGNIRMTDADGKITYAEIMDLSDDYRDGFVDSLRVDTADQTRMAASRADRSSGNYTVFENGVYTACAPCKDDPKKPPLWQVKGARIIHDQQEKMLYFETAQLEFFGVPLAYMPYFSTPDPTVKRKTGFLMPGFTSYTAFGYGVEVPFYWAIAPDMDMTFSPRITSKQGVLFQAEYRQRLLDGAYQIRLYGIDQLNPDKFAGLPGDRQFRGGIETKGQFALNDKWVVGWDGVLLSDYYFMSDYRLSAYRDPLGSFLNLPTDALSQLYLTGVGNRSFFDARTMYWLSFSGNQSQVPVVYPVIDYSNVLNYPVFGGEFSYKTNFVNLSRDAAAFDPITTLANTNSLCTTTSADPLARTPSQCLLRGFPGTYTRLTAEAQWRKSYTDPFGEIWTPFAILRADAINSDVSNQPGVSNYLPVGDTQALRLMPTVGLEYRYPFINVQPWGSTTVEPIAQIIIRPNETYAGRFPNEDAQSMVFDASNLFSVDKFSGYDRVEGGGRANVGVQATTQFDKGGAVKVLFGQSYQLFGLNSYAVQDSINTGLDSGLDKPRSDYVASASYSPNSTYTFSVRSRMDEQTWNVQRFEAEGRANFNRWSISMMYGNYAAQPELGYLTRREGILTTGSLKVAANWVVTGSARWDLEANKINQYVLGAGYVDDCFVLAANYITSYSYSAGTAPPVLSHAFMFQIGLRTLATSSGSSSSGIQ, encoded by the coding sequence GTGACTGCCGTCCGTCGAGGACCCGTGTCTCGTTTGACGCGGCGCACATCGGTGCGCGCGAACGGGGTCGGCGTGTCCATTCGCAGGCTCCTGCTGGCTGTCGCCACCGTGGCATCGCTCGGCGCCCTGATCGACCTCGCCGCGGTGACGCCGGCCGTGGCCCAGGGCTTCACCTACAATCCGCTGCCGCCGCGTCCGAAGCCGCCGAAGGTCGCCAACGATAACCAGATGCTGGTTCAGGCGACCGAGGTCGATTACGACTACAATAACTCGCGCGTCTCCGCCGTCGGCAACGTCCAGCTGTTCTACAACGGCACCAGCGTCGAGGCCGACCGGGTCGTCTACGACCAGAAGACCAAGCGCCTGCATGCCGAAGGCAACATCCGCATGACGGATGCCGACGGCAAGATCACCTACGCCGAGATCATGGATCTCTCCGACGACTATCGCGACGGTTTCGTCGATTCGCTGCGCGTCGACACCGCCGACCAGACCCGCATGGCTGCGAGCCGCGCCGATCGCTCCAGCGGCAACTACACGGTGTTCGAGAACGGCGTCTACACCGCCTGCGCGCCGTGTAAGGACGATCCGAAGAAGCCGCCACTCTGGCAGGTCAAGGGTGCCCGCATCATCCACGACCAGCAGGAGAAGATGCTGTATTTCGAGACGGCGCAGCTCGAATTCTTCGGCGTGCCGCTCGCCTACATGCCTTATTTCTCGACGCCCGACCCGACCGTGAAGCGCAAGACCGGCTTCCTGATGCCAGGCTTCACCTCCTACACCGCGTTCGGCTACGGCGTCGAAGTCCCGTTCTACTGGGCGATCGCGCCCGACATGGACATGACCTTCAGCCCGCGCATCACGTCCAAGCAGGGCGTGCTGTTCCAGGCCGAGTACCGCCAGCGCCTGCTGGACGGCGCCTACCAGATCCGCCTCTACGGCATCGACCAGCTCAACCCCGACAAGTTCGCAGGGCTGCCCGGCGACCGCCAGTTCCGCGGTGGCATCGAGACCAAGGGCCAGTTCGCGCTGAACGACAAATGGGTCGTCGGTTGGGACGGCGTGCTGCTGTCCGACTACTACTTCATGTCGGACTACCGCCTGTCGGCCTACCGCGATCCGCTCGGCTCCTTCCTGAATCTGCCGACCGACGCGCTGTCGCAGCTCTATCTCACCGGCGTCGGCAATCGCAGCTTCTTCGACGCGCGCACGATGTATTGGCTGAGCTTCTCGGGCAACCAGAGCCAGGTGCCGGTCGTCTATCCCGTGATCGACTACTCGAACGTGCTCAATTATCCGGTGTTCGGCGGCGAGTTCAGCTACAAGACCAATTTCGTCAACCTGTCGCGTGATGCGGCGGCATTCGATCCGATCACGACGCTCGCCAACACCAACAGCCTGTGCACCACGACGTCGGCCGATCCGCTCGCGCGCACCCCGTCGCAGTGCCTGCTGCGCGGCTTCCCGGGCACCTACACCCGTCTCACGGCGGAAGCGCAGTGGCGCAAGTCCTATACCGATCCGTTCGGCGAGATCTGGACGCCGTTCGCGATCCTGCGTGCCGACGCGATCAACTCCGACGTCTCCAACCAGCCGGGCGTGTCGAACTACCTTCCGGTCGGCGATACCCAGGCGCTCCGCCTGATGCCGACCGTCGGCCTCGAATACCGCTATCCCTTCATCAACGTTCAGCCCTGGGGCTCGACCACCGTCGAGCCGATCGCGCAGATCATCATCCGCCCGAACGAGACCTATGCCGGCAGGTTCCCGAACGAGGACGCCCAGAGCATGGTGTTCGACGCCTCGAACCTGTTCAGCGTCGACAAGTTCTCCGGCTACGACCGCGTCGAGGGCGGCGGCCGCGCCAATGTCGGCGTGCAGGCCACGACGCAGTTCGACAAGGGCGGCGCCGTCAAGGTGCTGTTCGGCCAGTCCTACCAGCTGTTCGGCCTGAACTCCTACGCAGTCCAGGACTCCATCAATACCGGCCTCGATTCCGGCCTCGACAAGCCGCGCTCCGATTACGTGGCGAGCGCCAGCTACTCGCCCAACAGCACCTATACCTTCAGCGTCCGCTCCCGCATGGACGAGCAGACCTGGAACGTGCAGCGCTTCGAGGCGGAAGGCCGCGCCAACTTCAATCGCTGGTCGATCAGCATGATGTACGGCAATTACGCTGCGCAGCCGGAACTCGGCTATCTGACCCGCCGCGAGGGCATCCTGACCACCGGCTCGCTGAAGGTCGCGGCCAATTGGGTGGTGACGGGCTCGGCGCGCTGGGACCTTGAGGCCAACAAGATCAACCAGTATGTGCTCGGCGCCGGCTATGTCGACGATTGCTTCGTGCTGGCGGCGAACTACATAACTTCGTATAGCTATTCCGCGGGCACGGCGCCGCCCGTGCTGAGCCACGCGTTCATGTTCCAGATCGGCCTGCGCACGCTGGCGACCTCGTCGGGGTCCAGCTCTTCTGGCATTCAGTGA
- the lptG gene encoding LPS export ABC transporter permease LptG produces the protein MSMLTNTLGRYFAGRFVVAALGVFASIFLLLVLVDYIEMVRKTSGLASASAIMVAETSLFRVPQLLEKLTPFCMLIGAMTCYLALSRRLELVVARAAGISAWQFISPALGSALLIGVIATVAYNPMSANLRELSKRMEAELFGSAPGGGIQDASGFWLNQVTSDGQTIINAARSEQQGVRLTGLTLFRFDTEQHFKERVEAREATLESGHWLFKGVRRFSLDQPPIDQATLEIPTTLTEAQVRNSFSTPETVSFWQLPSYIRSSESSGFATAGYRLQYHKLLAQPFLLAAMVMLAASVSLRFFRMGGVQKMVLSGVGAGFLLYVLSKVTEDLSKAELMHPIAAAWLPVVVGGLTGFLALLYQEDG, from the coding sequence ATGAGCATGCTCACCAACACACTCGGGCGCTATTTCGCCGGCCGCTTCGTGGTCGCGGCGCTCGGCGTGTTCGCCAGCATCTTCCTGCTGCTGGTTCTGGTCGACTACATCGAGATGGTGCGCAAGACCTCCGGCCTCGCCTCCGCCTCCGCGATCATGGTGGCCGAGACCTCGCTGTTCCGGGTGCCGCAGCTCTTGGAGAAGCTGACGCCGTTCTGCATGCTGATCGGCGCCATGACCTGCTATCTCGCCCTCTCCCGGCGGCTCGAGCTCGTGGTGGCGCGCGCCGCCGGCATCTCGGCCTGGCAGTTCATCTCGCCCGCGCTCGGCAGCGCGCTGCTGATCGGGGTGATCGCCACCGTCGCCTACAATCCGATGTCGGCGAACTTGCGCGAGCTTTCCAAGCGCATGGAGGCGGAGCTGTTCGGCTCGGCGCCCGGCGGCGGCATCCAGGACGCCTCCGGCTTCTGGCTCAATCAGGTGACGAGCGACGGCCAGACCATCATCAATGCCGCGCGCAGCGAGCAGCAGGGCGTGCGGCTCACGGGGCTCACGCTGTTCCGCTTCGACACGGAGCAGCATTTCAAGGAGCGGGTCGAGGCGCGTGAGGCGACGCTCGAGTCCGGCCATTGGCTGTTCAAGGGCGTCCGCCGCTTCTCGCTGGACCAGCCGCCGATCGACCAGGCCACGTTGGAGATTCCGACGACGCTGACCGAGGCGCAGGTCCGCAACAGCTTTTCCACACCCGAGACTGTGTCCTTTTGGCAACTACCGAGCTACATCCGCTCCTCCGAAAGCTCAGGCTTCGCGACAGCCGGATACCGACTCCAGTATCACAAGCTCTTGGCGCAGCCGTTTTTGCTGGCGGCCATGGTGATGCTCGCGGCCTCGGTGTCGTTGCGCTTCTTCCGGATGGGCGGCGTGCAGAAGATGGTTTTGAGTGGCGTGGGTGCAGGCTTTCTGCTCTACGTTCTATCGAAAGTGACTGAAGACTTGAGCAAGGCTGAGTTGATGCATCCGATCGCTGCGGCGTGGTTGCCCGTGGTGGTGGGCGGCCTCACCGGCTTTTTGGCCTTGTTGTACCAGGAGGACGGTTAG
- a CDS encoding Crp/Fnr family transcriptional regulator, protein MEKTHDVLIRNLREHTALADGDVAEIRALTFTRRDFDSNEDFIRQGDEPEHSALVVSGMVARYHLLGSGRRQYLSFHLSGDLPDSQGLFIDQMDHGLCALGHATVAFIPHRELFIAFRRQPTFALAVWRETLLDAAIFREAITNNSARPMQARMAHLFCELFYRARAAQLVRGNRCRMPISLAQLGETLGMAIATVNRTLAELRRTGAMDLREGELVVLKWRELQRLGDFSPLYLHLKLQSPREWSVHG, encoded by the coding sequence ATGGAAAAAACACATGACGTGCTGATCCGGAATCTCCGCGAGCACACCGCGCTCGCAGACGGAGATGTTGCCGAGATCCGCGCGCTCACCTTCACCCGGCGTGATTTCGACTCCAACGAGGATTTCATCCGGCAGGGCGACGAGCCCGAGCATTCGGCGCTGGTCGTCTCGGGCATGGTGGCGCGCTATCATCTGCTCGGCAGCGGTCGTCGACAATATCTCTCGTTCCATCTTTCCGGCGATCTTCCGGACTCCCAAGGCTTGTTCATCGACCAGATGGATCATGGGCTGTGCGCGCTCGGGCACGCCACGGTCGCTTTCATCCCGCATCGCGAATTGTTCATCGCCTTCCGGCGGCAGCCGACGTTCGCATTGGCGGTCTGGCGCGAGACGCTGCTCGATGCCGCGATCTTTCGCGAGGCCATCACCAACAACAGTGCCCGGCCGATGCAGGCGCGCATGGCGCATCTGTTCTGCGAGCTGTTCTACCGGGCTCGCGCCGCGCAGCTCGTCCGCGGCAACCGCTGTCGCATGCCGATCAGCCTCGCGCAGCTGGGCGAGACGCTCGGCATGGCGATCGCGACCGTGAACCGGACGCTGGCCGAGCTCAGGCGGACGGGAGCCATGGACCTGCGCGAGGGCGAACTGGTTGTCCTGAAATGGCGCGAGTTGCAGCGGCTCGGGGATTTCAGTCCGCTCTATCTGCATCTGAAGCTGCAATCGCCACGGGAGTGGAGCGTGCACGGCTAA
- a CDS encoding Crp/Fnr family transcriptional regulator: MTGRPPNDLLDQLSQQDFELLAPHLQLVELEASHVLHHAGDDVAVVHFPCGPTLVSFAVPVEDDREVESLLVGREGAIGIPAGRNPSLAYSRIVVKLGGTLVRLPLRALEQAQQRSTTLQELFARHADCQFAQLLQGAACNAAHSIEQRAAKWIVSARDHIGGPEIPLTHEQLAGMLGVSRSYASRVIQMFKARRILATRRGAILILDAPALEARACSCNDAVKRHFQEVLGGMAAAEG, from the coding sequence GTGACCGGTCGGCCCCCGAACGATCTCCTCGATCAGCTCAGTCAGCAGGATTTCGAACTCCTCGCGCCTCACCTCCAATTGGTCGAACTCGAAGCCAGTCACGTCCTGCATCACGCCGGCGACGACGTCGCCGTGGTTCATTTTCCCTGCGGCCCGACGCTGGTGTCGTTCGCCGTGCCGGTCGAGGACGATCGCGAGGTCGAAAGCCTGCTGGTGGGCCGGGAGGGTGCGATCGGCATCCCGGCCGGCCGCAACCCTTCCCTCGCCTATTCGCGCATCGTCGTGAAGCTCGGCGGCACTTTGGTGCGGCTGCCGCTGCGCGCGCTCGAGCAGGCGCAGCAGAGATCGACAACGCTTCAGGAGCTGTTCGCGCGTCATGCGGACTGCCAGTTCGCGCAACTGCTCCAGGGCGCGGCGTGCAACGCCGCACATTCGATCGAGCAACGCGCCGCCAAGTGGATCGTCTCCGCCCGCGACCATATCGGCGGCCCCGAGATCCCCCTCACTCATGAGCAACTCGCCGGCATGCTGGGTGTGTCGCGCAGCTATGCCAGCCGGGTCATCCAGATGTTCAAGGCAAGGCGCATCCTCGCGACTCGCCGCGGCGCCATCCTCATCCTCGATGCACCGGCGCTGGAGGCCAGGGCCTGCTCCTGCAACGACGCGGTGAAGCGGCATTTTCAAGAAGTGCTGGGCGGGATGGCCGCCGCCGAAGGCTAA
- a CDS encoding SurA N-terminal domain-containing protein → MTTPLPVFRLLLAIGAGLVLTGLPAPSRAQNIVVMVNGDPITDFDIEQRSKLDQLTTQKTPSREQVINELIDDRVKLKEGKKYGVDPGVSDINQSYDGMAQRMRISSDQLTKSLETKGVRPETLKSRMKAEMVWTSLVRGRFKEKLIVGEKDVADKVRQEGGEKLQIEGTEYKMQPIVLIVPRGSSQAFMETRHKEAETYRARVGSCEEANSLFRSTPNATIRESVTKTTADLPEPLRKVLDDMPIGHLTPPEVTKAGIEMVALCSRKPTTIDTPKKREVREKMYQEKYEKTQKAYLDELRKAAMIEYRNR, encoded by the coding sequence ATGACGACCCCATTGCCTGTCTTCCGCCTCCTCCTTGCCATCGGTGCCGGGCTGGTCCTGACCGGCCTCCCCGCGCCGTCGCGGGCGCAGAACATCGTCGTCATGGTCAACGGCGATCCGATCACCGATTTCGATATCGAGCAGCGCTCCAAGCTCGACCAGCTGACGACACAGAAGACGCCGAGCCGGGAGCAGGTCATCAACGAGCTGATCGACGACAGGGTGAAGCTCAAGGAAGGCAAGAAGTACGGCGTCGATCCTGGTGTCTCCGATATCAACCAGTCCTATGACGGCATGGCGCAGCGCATGCGCATCTCGTCGGACCAACTCACCAAGTCGCTCGAAACCAAGGGCGTCCGCCCCGAGACGCTGAAGAGCCGCATGAAGGCCGAGATGGTCTGGACCAGCCTCGTGCGCGGCCGCTTCAAGGAGAAGCTGATCGTCGGCGAAAAGGACGTCGCCGACAAGGTGCGGCAAGAGGGCGGCGAGAAGCTCCAGATCGAGGGCACCGAATACAAGATGCAGCCGATCGTGCTGATCGTGCCGCGCGGCTCGTCCCAGGCGTTCATGGAGACCAGGCACAAGGAAGCCGAGACCTATCGCGCGCGCGTCGGAAGCTGCGAGGAAGCCAATTCGCTGTTCCGCTCGACGCCGAACGCCACCATTCGCGAGAGTGTCACCAAGACCACCGCGGACCTGCCCGAGCCGCTTCGCAAGGTGCTCGACGACATGCCGATCGGCCATCTGACCCCGCCTGAAGTGACCAAGGCCGGCATCGAGATGGTGGCGCTGTGCTCGCGCAAGCCGACCACGATCGACACGCCGAAGAAGCGCGAGGTCCGCGAAAAGATGTATCAGGAGAAATACGAGAAGACCCAGAAGGCCTATCTAGACGAGCTCCGCAAGGCGGCGATGATCGAATATCGCAACCGCTGA
- the pdxA gene encoding 4-hydroxythreonine-4-phosphate dehydrogenase PdxA, which translates to MASASPKPLALTLGEPAGIGPDITIAAWLRRSELNLPAFYLLGDEAFLARRAKALGAEIKIATVSPGEAAAVFVEALPVVATGERASAEPGMPDASSAPAALASIRQAVADVRAGHAGAVVTNPIAKSVLYRAGFRHPGHTEFLAELAAENGRVPQPVMMLWSPQLAVVPVTIHVSLRDALAELTSELIVSTVRIVARELTSRFGIERPRIAISGLNPHAGEDGSLGHEEQTVIAPALKVLRNDGIEAKGPLPADTMFHEAARNTYDCAVCMYHDQALIPIKTVAFDDAVNVTLGLPFIRTSPDHGTAFDIAATAKANPASLIAALRLASRMAATHS; encoded by the coding sequence ATGGCCAGCGCCTCGCCCAAACCCCTCGCCCTGACCCTGGGAGAGCCCGCCGGCATCGGGCCCGACATCACCATCGCAGCTTGGCTCCGGCGGAGCGAGCTGAACTTGCCTGCGTTCTACCTGCTCGGCGACGAGGCTTTCCTCGCCCGCCGCGCCAAAGCGCTCGGCGCCGAAATCAAGATCGCCACGGTGAGCCCCGGCGAAGCCGCGGCTGTCTTTGTCGAGGCCCTGCCGGTGGTCGCGACCGGCGAGCGCGCGAGCGCCGAGCCCGGCATGCCCGATGCATCGAGCGCGCCGGCCGCGCTCGCCTCGATCCGGCAGGCGGTCGCGGACGTCCGCGCGGGCCACGCTGGCGCCGTCGTCACCAACCCGATCGCCAAGAGCGTGCTCTACCGCGCCGGTTTCCGTCATCCCGGCCACACCGAATTCCTCGCCGAGCTCGCCGCAGAGAACGGCCGCGTGCCGCAGCCGGTGATGATGCTGTGGTCGCCGCAGCTCGCCGTGGTGCCCGTCACCATTCACGTCTCGCTGCGCGATGCGCTGGCCGAGCTCACCAGCGAATTGATCGTCTCGACCGTGCGCATCGTCGCGCGCGAGCTGACATCCCGCTTCGGCATCGAACGGCCGCGGATCGCGATCTCCGGCCTCAATCCGCATGCGGGCGAGGACGGCTCGCTCGGCCATGAGGAGCAGACCGTGATCGCGCCGGCGCTCAAGGTGCTGCGCAACGACGGCATCGAGGCCAAAGGCCCCCTGCCCGCCGACACCATGTTCCACGAAGCCGCGCGCAACACCTATGACTGCGCGGTCTGCATGTATCACGACCAGGCGCTGATCCCGATCAAGACCGTCGCGTTCGACGACGCCGTCAACGTCACGCTTGGCCTGCCCTTCATCCGCACCTCGCCCGATCACGGCACCGCCTTCGACATCGCCGCCACGGCCAAGGCCAATCCGGCAAGCCTGATTGCGGCCTTGAGGCTTGCCAGCCGCATGGCGGCGACGCACAGCTGA
- the rsmA gene encoding 16S rRNA (adenine(1518)-N(6)/adenine(1519)-N(6))-dimethyltransferase RsmA: MSTIDDLPPLREVIRQHALSARKSLGQNFLLDLNLTARIARAAAPLEDSTIVEIGPGPGGLTRALLALGARRVIAIEHDERAIPALQDISARYPDRLEIVHGDAMSFDPRPLLAGEKAKIVANLPYNIATQLLINWLTTEPWPPWYDMMVLMFQREVGERIVAREDEEAYGRLGVLANWRCETKILFDISPSAFVPPPKVTSSVVRLKPRDEPLPCDRKLLEQVAAAAFGQRRKMLRQSLKSLGVDPARLAQAAGVDATRRAETIPIAGFVAMARELADIRSEA, encoded by the coding sequence ATGAGCACGATCGACGACCTCCCGCCGCTGCGCGAGGTCATTCGCCAGCATGCGCTGTCGGCGCGCAAATCGCTTGGTCAGAACTTTCTGCTCGACCTCAATCTCACCGCGCGCATCGCGCGCGCAGCGGCGCCGCTGGAAGACTCCACCATCGTCGAGATCGGCCCCGGCCCGGGCGGACTGACCCGCGCGCTGCTCGCGCTCGGGGCGAGGCGCGTCATCGCGATCGAGCATGACGAGCGCGCGATCCCGGCGCTGCAGGATATTTCCGCGCGCTACCCTGACAGGCTCGAGATCGTGCATGGCGACGCCATGAGCTTCGATCCGCGCCCGCTGCTCGCGGGCGAGAAAGCAAAAATCGTCGCGAACCTGCCCTACAACATCGCGACCCAGCTCTTGATCAACTGGCTCACCACCGAGCCGTGGCCGCCCTGGTACGACATGATGGTGCTGATGTTTCAGCGCGAGGTCGGCGAGCGCATCGTCGCGCGCGAGGACGAGGAAGCCTATGGCCGGCTCGGCGTGCTCGCCAACTGGCGCTGCGAGACCAAGATCCTGTTCGACATTTCGCCATCCGCCTTCGTGCCGCCGCCGAAGGTCACCTCGTCCGTGGTGCGCCTCAAGCCGCGCGACGAGCCGCTTCCCTGCGATCGCAAACTGCTCGAACAGGTCGCGGCCGCCGCCTTTGGCCAGCGCCGCAAGATGCTGCGGCAAAGCCTGAAATCGCTTGGTGTCGATCCCGCGCGGCTTGCGCAAGCGGCCGGTGTCGACGCGACACGGCGCGCCGAGACCATTCCGATCGCGGGCTTTGTTGCCATGGCCCGTGAATTGGCGGATATACGCAGCGAAGCGTGA
- a CDS encoding alcohol dehydrogenase, whose product MALMRRQSLVKFDAPLCETIVDTPKPKGAEVLVRIERCGLCHSDLHIQDGYADLGGGKKLDTTRGMTLPFTLGHEIAGVVDEVGSDVPASLVGAKKAVFPWIGCGQCRDCANGDENLCVKQRFLGVSIDGGFATHVLVPDAKYLLDYDPLPVNQAATLMCSGVTAYGALKRLVDRPRQRNLLLIGLGGVGMMGLSFAQAMFKQPITVADLSPAARETALNNGAAVAYDPSEPDVIKRILKETEGGFDEVVDFAGNEKSMAFAVAVAARGGKVVVSGLMGGQFTLPMVQWVYKRMTVEGFMVGTLAEAHELMALARAGKIKPTPMREEPMGDLQKWIDELRAGKVVGRIVLKN is encoded by the coding sequence ATGGCGTTGATGCGTCGGCAGTCCCTGGTCAAGTTCGATGCGCCGCTGTGCGAGACCATCGTCGACACGCCGAAGCCGAAAGGCGCCGAAGTGCTGGTGCGCATCGAGCGCTGCGGCCTCTGCCATTCCGACCTCCACATACAGGACGGCTATGCCGATCTCGGCGGCGGCAAGAAGCTCGACACCACGCGCGGCATGACGCTGCCCTTCACGCTGGGACACGAGATCGCCGGTGTCGTCGATGAAGTCGGGTCCGACGTGCCGGCGAGCCTCGTCGGCGCGAAGAAGGCGGTCTTCCCGTGGATCGGCTGCGGCCAGTGCCGCGACTGCGCCAACGGCGACGAGAATCTCTGCGTCAAGCAGCGCTTCCTCGGCGTCTCCATCGACGGCGGCTTCGCCACCCACGTGCTGGTGCCTGACGCGAAATACCTGCTCGACTACGATCCCCTGCCCGTCAACCAGGCCGCGACCCTGATGTGCTCCGGCGTCACCGCCTATGGCGCGCTCAAGCGCCTGGTCGACCGTCCGCGCCAGCGCAACTTGCTGCTGATCGGCCTCGGCGGTGTCGGCATGATGGGCCTGTCGTTCGCGCAGGCGATGTTCAAGCAGCCGATCACGGTGGCCGATCTCTCGCCGGCCGCGCGCGAGACCGCGCTGAACAACGGTGCAGCGGTGGCCTACGATCCGTCGGAGCCCGACGTGATCAAGCGCATCCTGAAAGAGACCGAAGGCGGCTTCGACGAGGTGGTCGATTTCGCCGGCAACGAGAAGTCGATGGCGTTTGCGGTGGCTGTTGCCGCGCGCGGCGGCAAGGTCGTGGTCTCCGGCCTGATGGGCGGCCAGTTCACGCTGCCGATGGTGCAGTGGGTCTATAAGCGCATGACCGTCGAAGGCTTCATGGTCGGCACGCTCGCGGAAGCCCACGAGCTGATGGCGCTCGCCCGCGCCGGCAAGATCAAGCCGACACCGATGCGCGAGGAGCCGATGGGCGACCTGCAGAAATGGATCGACGAATTGCGCGCCGGCAAGGTGGTCGGCCGCATCGTGCTGAAGAATTAA